A region from the Rosa rugosa chromosome 6, drRosRugo1.1, whole genome shotgun sequence genome encodes:
- the LOC133714575 gene encoding inositol phosphorylceramide glucuronosyltransferase 1-like has translation MLDSSANQMDFEALNGIEEVAELIRDKQVDENLRLGLMVVGGLILASFMTYASEHLATRSFLRFLEDRDATRSRSFC, from the exons ATGTTGGATTCATCGGCTAATCAAATG GACTTTGAGGCACTTAATGGTATCGAGGAAGTTGCAGAGCTTATAAGAGACAAGCAAGTTGATGAGAATCTCAG GTTAGGTTTAATGGTTGTGGGAGGCCTAATCTTGGCATCTTTCATGACATATGCGTCGGAGCACCTTGCAACTAGATCATTCTTGAGATTCCTTGAAGACCGAGATGCTACGAGAAGTAGGAGCTTTTGTTAG
- the LOC133714576 gene encoding uncharacterized protein LOC133714576, with product MYLKKPQWTEGITPKPSPESESDSPATAVGDLVNSLTTQRVYREVTLALRSGLREVRAEFSFLRVRGLRSLLKFLRSVAESDSTINLFSQTQSIPELQVVPVLFQHSLKEAEDEIVRNLDHIFGVEPLKITTPSTDSEISLALRVLEGCCLLHRESAVLAHQHKAIQVLMNVLPTRGVAEQGVCLDALTAIMLDSSANQMDFEALNGIEEVAELIRDKQVDENLRLKCGEFLLLLIGHVNGRDRPPLATVHEDIKRLLGEKSASLIWAASQFGSTLDPEQRLTALHIQARRVLESLDLY from the exons ATGTACTTGAAGAAGCCCCAATGGACGGAGGGAATCACCCCCAAGCCCTCGCCGGAATCCGAATCAGACTCACCGGCCACCGCCGTCGGCGATCTGGTCAACTCCTTGACCACCCAGAGAGTCTACCGCGAGGTCACGCTCGCGCTCCGAAGCGGCCTGAGGGAGGTCCGCGCCGAGTTCTCGTTCCTCCGAGTCCGCGGCCTCCGCTCGCTCCTCAAGTTCCTCCGATCCGTCGCCGAGTCCGACTCCACCATCAACCTCTTCTCCCAGACCCAATCGATTCCGGAGCTTCAAG TGGTGCCGGTTCTGTTTCAACACTCGCTGAAAGAGGCGGAGGACGAGATCGTGAGGAATTTGGATCACATTTTCGGCGTGGAGCCTCTGAAAATCACCACTCCTTCGACTGACTCGGAGATTTCGCTCGCGCTTCGGGTTTTGGAAGGGTGCTGTTTGCTTCATCGGGAAAGTGCCGTCTTGGCTCACCAGCACAAGGCTATTCAG GTGTTGATGAATGTATTACCTACTAGAGGAGTGGCTGAGCAGGGTGTGTGCTTGGATGCTTTGACTGCCATTATGTTGGATTCGTCAGCTAATCAAATG GACTTTGAGGCACTTAATGGTATCGAGGAAGTTGCAGAGCTTATAAGAGATAAGCAAGTTGATGAGAATCTTAG GTTGAAATGCGGAGAGTTCCTGCTGCTACTCATAGGGCATGTAAATGGGAGGGACAGGCCACCCTTGGCAACTGTACATGAAGACATAAAGCGACTTTTGGGTGAGAAATCTGCTTCCCTTATCTGGGCGGCCAGTCAATTTGGCTCAACTCTTGATCCGGAGCAAAGACTAACTGCCCTTCACATCCAAGCTCGTCGTGTACTGGAGTCATTGGACCTGTACTGA
- the LOC133714111 gene encoding ascorbate transporter, chloroplastic-like — MAIGSVISNRNFGSFIGSGRVFQTNHAVVHNKRDSLQLQGKMFYQTLCTPRANGSISRNSYNPYLGASFSSDANTRLLHDEGNRRYVMSLQSGIRCQSIVTKQRTIGRCEGYLSSNHSFKSFNQSRKLDKLDNWQYQKSENVKVNRIRADYKPEDIDITETEVDSLTGSGEAFLADGKVPKVSTWWEIPKRWVIVLLCFTAFLLCNMDRVNMSIAILPMSKEFNWNSATVGLIQSSFFWGYLLTQILGGIWADKIGGKRVLGFGVIWWSVATVLTPIAAKISLPFLLVMRAFMGIGEGVAMPAMNNMLSKWIPVSERSRALSLVYSGMYLGSVTGLAVSPILIQKFKWPSVFYSFGSLGSIWFALWLSKAYSTPKEDPELSAEEKELILGGNVSKECVTVIPWKLILSKPAVWALIVSHFCHNWGTFILLTWMPTYYNQVLKFNLTESGLLCVLPWLTMAVFANIGGWIADTLVSRGYSVTTVRKIMQSIGFLGPAFFLTLLSRVKTPAMAVLCMACSQGADAFSQSGLYSNHQDIGPRYSGVLLGLSNTAGVLAGVFGTAATGYILQRGSWDDVFKVAVVLYLIGTVVWNLFSTGEKVLD; from the exons ATGGCTATCGGCAGTGTCATATCCAACCGGAATTTCGGTTCTTTTATCGGCTCAG GAAGAGTATTTCAAACCAACCATGCTGTTGTTCATAATAAAAGAGACAGTCTACAACTTCAGGGGAAAATGTTCTACCAAACTTTATGTACTCCAAGGGCCAATGGTTCTATATCTAGAAACTCATATAACCCTTACCTGGGTGCCAGTTTTTCTTCAGATGCAAACACACGGTTGTTGCATGATGAAGGCAACCGGCGTTATGTAATGTCTCTACAATCTGGTATAAGGTGCCAGAGCATCGTTACCAAGCAAAGAACTATAGGAAGATGCGAAGGCTATCTTTCTTCAAATCACTCTTTCAAAAGTTTCAATCAATCAAGGAAGCTGGATAAGCTTGATAACTGGCAATACCAGAAGTCTGAGAATGTTAAAGTTAACAGGATCCGTGCTGATTACAAGCCGGAGGATATTGACATAACCGAAACAGAGGTGGACTCATTGACAGGATCAGGTGAAGCTTTTTTGGCAGATGGAAAGGTGCCTAAAGTATCCACCTGGTGGGAGATTCCTAAACGATGGGTGATTGTGCTCCTTTGTTTTACAGCATTTCTATTGTGcaacatggatcgt GTGAATATGAGCATTGCAATACTTCCCATGTCCAAGGAATTTAACTGGAATAGTGCAACAGTTGGCTTGATTCAGTCCTCTTTTTTCTGGGGCTACCTACTTACTCAG ATTCTTGGAGGCATATGGGCAGATAAAATTGGCGGGAAGCGTGTATTGGGTTTTGGAGTGATCTGGTGGTCAGTGGCGACAGTTTTGACACCTATTGCTGCAAAAATCAGTCTTCCTTTCTTGCTTGTTATGCGTGCTTTTATGGGGATTGGTGAG GGTGTTGCTATGCCTGCTATgaataatatgctctctaagtGGATTCCAGTGTCAGAGAGAAGCAGAGCACTTTCACTAGTATATAGTGGCATGTATCTTGGTTCGGTCACTGGGTTGGCCGTTTCTCCCATTCTAATCCAGAAATTTAAATGGCCCTCTGTGTTTTACTCATTTGGCTCTCTTGGCAGCATCTGGTTTGCATTATGGCTGAGCAAA GCATATAGCACACCAAAAGAAGATCCAGAGCTTAGTGCAGAGGAAAAAGAGCTCATCCTAGGTGGCAATGTATCTAAGGAATGTGTTACTGTCATTCCTTGGAAACTAATTTTATCAAAACCAGCTGTATGGGCTCTTATAGTCTCCCACTTTTGCCATAATTGGGGAACCTTTATTCTGTTGACATGGATGCCTACATACTACAATCAG GTTTTGAAGTTCAACCTCACTGAATCCGGGCTCCTCTGTGTCTTGCCATGGTTGACCATGGCTGTATTTGCAAATATAGGGGGTTGGATTGCAGATACACTTGTCAGCAGAGGTTATTCTGTCACGACAGTTCGTAAG ATCATGCAATCAATTGGGTTTCTGGGACCAGCCTTTTTCCTTACTCTGCTGAGCCGTGTCAAGACACCTGCTATGGCAGTATTATGCATGGCATGCAGTCAG GGAGCTGATGCATTCTCACAATCTGGCCTCTATTCAAATCACCAAGACATTGGACCTCGCTATAGT GGAGTATTGCTGGGGCTGTCTAACACAGCAGGAGTTCTTGCTGGTGTCTTTGGTACAGCAGCAACCGGGTACATACTCCAGCGAG GTTCTTGGGATGATGTATTCAAGGTGGCTGTTGTATTGTACCTCATAGGCACAGTAGTTTGGAACTTATTTTCCACCGGAGAGAAAGTTCTCGACTAA